A single Providencia manganoxydans DNA region contains:
- the rpoH gene encoding RNA polymerase sigma factor RpoH encodes MTKDMQSLALVPQGSIEAYMRAANAYPMLTAEEEKELAERLHYHGDLDAAKQLILSHLRFVIHVARSYAGYGLPQADLIQEGNIGLMKAVRRFNPEVGVRLVSFAVHWIKAEIHEYVLRNWRIVKVATTKSQRKLFFNLRKNKKRLGWFNQDEVDMVAKELGVSTKDVREMESRMSAQDMAFDMSDDDDSGDFGQPVAPVLYLQDKSSDFAGSIEEDNWESHATDRLADALDSLDERSQDIIRARWLDDDNKTTLQELADKYGVSAERVRQLEKNAMKKLRAAMEDDEEDEY; translated from the coding sequence ATGACCAAAGACATGCAATCATTAGCACTTGTTCCGCAAGGAAGTATTGAAGCCTATATGCGGGCGGCTAATGCTTATCCTATGCTCACCGCTGAGGAAGAAAAGGAACTTGCTGAACGGCTGCATTACCATGGTGATCTGGATGCGGCAAAACAATTGATCCTATCGCACCTGCGTTTTGTGATCCATGTGGCTCGTAGCTACGCAGGCTATGGTTTACCGCAGGCAGATCTCATTCAAGAAGGAAATATTGGCCTGATGAAGGCCGTTCGTCGCTTTAATCCAGAAGTTGGCGTTCGCTTAGTTTCTTTCGCTGTTCATTGGATCAAAGCTGAAATTCATGAATACGTCTTACGTAATTGGCGTATTGTTAAAGTTGCAACCACTAAATCACAACGTAAGCTGTTTTTTAACTTAAGAAAAAACAAAAAACGTCTTGGTTGGTTTAATCAAGATGAAGTAGATATGGTGGCAAAAGAGCTGGGTGTTAGCACAAAAGATGTCCGTGAAATGGAATCCCGTATGTCTGCGCAAGACATGGCATTTGATATGTCAGACGATGATGACAGCGGTGATTTTGGTCAGCCTGTTGCGCCTGTGCTGTACTTGCAAGATAAGTCGTCGGATTTTGCAGGTTCTATCGAAGAAGATAACTGGGAAAGCCATGCGACAGATCGCCTTGCAGATGCTTTAGATTCATTAGACGAACGTAGCCAAGACATCATTCGCGCGCGTTGGTTGGATGATGATAATAAAACGACGTTACAAGAACTGGCTGACAAATATGGTGTTTCTGCTGAACGTGTCCGCCAGCTGGAAAAAAACGCAATGAAAAAATTGCGTGCTGCTATGGAAGATGACGAAGAAGACGAATACTAA
- the rsmD gene encoding 16S rRNA (guanine(966)-N(2))-methyltransferase encodes MAKKPQSASIGQIRIIGGKWRGRKLPVRDSEGLRPTTDRIKETLFNWLMPIVRDARCLDCFAGSGSLGFEALSRFADHVTFIELEKQNSQLLTENKARLQADNATIVQGNSLAVLAQTGTPFDVVFIDPPFRKGLLLETIQLLEKNQWLADESWIYVESEAESPLTNIPTNWQLHREKIAGQVAYRLFIRHSIEETSHAN; translated from the coding sequence ATGGCAAAAAAACCACAAAGTGCATCAATCGGTCAAATACGTATCATCGGTGGAAAATGGCGCGGAAGAAAACTCCCTGTCCGCGATAGTGAGGGCTTACGTCCCACCACCGATAGAATTAAAGAAACCTTATTTAACTGGCTAATGCCTATTGTACGAGATGCGCGTTGCCTTGATTGCTTTGCGGGTAGTGGCTCACTGGGGTTTGAAGCCCTCTCTCGATTTGCTGATCATGTGACTTTTATTGAATTAGAGAAACAAAACAGCCAGTTACTCACTGAAAATAAAGCACGTTTGCAAGCAGATAACGCCACAATTGTACAAGGAAATAGCCTTGCAGTGCTTGCACAAACAGGCACCCCTTTTGATGTGGTGTTTATTGATCCCCCTTTTCGCAAGGGCTTACTACTCGAAACCATTCAACTATTAGAAAAAAACCAATGGTTAGCCGATGAAAGCTGGATATATGTAGAATCAGAAGCGGAGTCACCACTTACTAACATTCCAACAAATTGGCAGCTGCATCGTGAGAAAATTGCAGGCCAAGTCGCCTATCGTTTATTTATTCGTCATTCAATTGAGGAAACAAGCCATGCTAATTAA
- the livH gene encoding high-affinity branched-chain amino acid ABC transporter permease LivH: MSDQILYFIQQFLNGLTLGSTYALIAIGYTMVYGIIGMINFAHGEVYMIGSYVSFIVIAGLMMLGIDVGWILIAAAFVAAIVVSSSYGWSIERVAYRPVRHSKRLIALISAIGMSIFLQNYVSLSQGSRDLALPSLITGQWVLGESDGFEATISKMQLTIWVVTLLAMLALTVFIRYSRMGRACRACAEDLKMASLLGINTDRVISLTFVIGAAMAAVAGVLLGQFYGVINPYIGFMAGMKAFTAAVLGGIGSIPGAMLGGLILGVAEAMTSAYLSTEYKDVVSFGLLIGVLLIMPTGILGRPEVEKV; this comes from the coding sequence ATGTCAGATCAAATTCTTTATTTTATCCAACAGTTCCTTAATGGCTTAACACTAGGCAGTACCTATGCGCTGATTGCCATCGGCTATACTATGGTTTATGGCATTATAGGTATGATTAACTTTGCGCATGGCGAAGTGTACATGATAGGTAGCTATGTTTCGTTTATTGTGATCGCCGGCCTGATGATGTTAGGGATTGATGTTGGATGGATCCTTATCGCTGCGGCATTTGTGGCAGCAATTGTTGTTTCAAGTTCTTATGGCTGGAGTATTGAGCGTGTCGCTTATCGGCCAGTTCGCCATTCAAAAAGACTAATAGCGCTGATCTCCGCGATCGGGATGTCAATTTTCCTACAAAACTACGTTAGCCTATCTCAAGGCTCCCGTGATCTCGCACTACCGAGTCTGATCACAGGGCAGTGGGTATTAGGTGAAAGTGATGGTTTCGAAGCGACCATTAGCAAAATGCAGCTGACTATTTGGGTTGTGACTTTGCTAGCCATGTTAGCGCTAACGGTATTTATTCGTTATTCACGGATGGGTAGGGCATGCCGCGCATGTGCTGAAGATTTAAAAATGGCGAGTTTGCTAGGAATTAACACCGATCGCGTCATTTCTTTAACCTTTGTCATCGGTGCAGCAATGGCTGCTGTTGCGGGTGTATTATTGGGGCAATTTTATGGTGTTATCAACCCATACATTGGGTTTATGGCTGGAATGAAAGCCTTTACCGCTGCGGTACTGGGGGGAATTGGGAGTATCCCTGGCGCCATGTTAGGTGGCCTGATCCTCGGTGTTGCTGAGGCGATGACATCGGCTTATTTAAGCACTGAATATAAAGACGTTGTGTCATTTGGATTATTAATTGGTGTGTTGTTGATCATGCCAACCGGCATTCTGGGTCGTCCGGAGGTCGAAAAAGTATGA
- the ftsX gene encoding permease-like cell division protein FtsX: MAKNVRKGRPERPMQSKTKALKGGWREQWRYAWLNTIADMLRQPLATFLTVMVIAISLALPSLCYIVWKNVAQAANQWYPTPQLTVYLDKSLDEQGGQNVVNQLQALDGVESVNYLSRDQAMSEFRSWSGFSTALDMLEENPLPAVAIITPKIDFQSSEVLTTLRDRVGQVSGIEEVRMDDSWFSRLAALTQLVGQIATVIGVLMIVSLFLVIGNSVRLNIFARRDTINVMKLIGATDGFIMRPFLHGGLLMGALGAVISLIMSALLVWKLSDVVTQVASVFGTQFHIEGLLWEESLLVILMSAMIGWVAAWLATVQHLRHFTPE, translated from the coding sequence ATGGCTAAAAATGTACGCAAAGGTAGACCAGAAAGGCCAATGCAGTCAAAAACCAAAGCGTTGAAAGGTGGCTGGCGTGAGCAATGGCGTTATGCATGGTTAAATACGATTGCGGATATGCTAAGACAGCCTCTAGCGACCTTTTTGACGGTTATGGTAATTGCAATTTCTTTAGCTTTACCAAGTCTTTGTTACATTGTTTGGAAAAACGTTGCTCAAGCAGCAAACCAATGGTATCCGACGCCTCAGCTTACTGTTTATTTAGATAAATCCCTTGATGAGCAAGGTGGACAAAATGTGGTTAATCAACTGCAAGCCCTTGATGGGGTTGAAAGTGTAAACTACTTGTCACGTGATCAAGCGATGAGCGAGTTCCGTAGTTGGTCGGGTTTTAGTACCGCACTTGATATGTTAGAAGAAAACCCATTACCTGCTGTGGCAATCATTACACCAAAAATTGATTTTCAAAGCTCAGAGGTGTTAACCACCTTACGTGACCGAGTCGGTCAGGTTAGTGGTATTGAAGAAGTACGCATGGATGACAGCTGGTTCTCTCGACTTGCGGCGTTGACTCAGTTGGTTGGGCAAATTGCGACGGTGATTGGTGTTTTAATGATTGTGTCGCTATTCCTTGTTATTGGTAATAGTGTACGTTTAAATATTTTTGCCCGTCGAGATACCATTAATGTTATGAAACTCATCGGTGCGACAGATGGATTTATTATGCGGCCATTCCTACATGGCGGCTTGCTAATGGGGGCACTTGGTGCAGTGATCTCCCTGATTATGTCTGCACTATTGGTTTGGAAGTTATCCGATGTTGTGACCCAAGTTGCGAGTGTCTTTGGCACACAATTCCATATCGAAGGACTGCTATGGGAAGAATCATTATTGGTTATTCTTATGTCAGCAATGATTGGTTGGGTGGCCGCGTGGCTAGCAACAGTTCAGCATCTACGCCATTTTACACCTGAGTAA
- a CDS encoding DUF1145 family protein, translated as MLINAGRVLMICVWAFMVFNLIHPFPKPLKYFMDIAMIFMIFMHALQTIFLKATLAKDEKLSGWLQTRIFFFGVFEMLAMQKKQKQAIEDAKKKQ; from the coding sequence ATGCTAATTAATGCAGGCCGTGTGCTAATGATTTGTGTTTGGGCATTTATGGTATTCAATTTAATCCATCCATTTCCTAAGCCTCTGAAGTATTTTATGGATATTGCGATGATCTTTATGATTTTCATGCATGCATTGCAGACTATCTTTTTAAAAGCTACCTTAGCCAAAGACGAAAAATTATCAGGTTGGCTGCAAACACGTATTTTCTTTTTTGGCGTATTTGAGATGTTAGCCATGCAAAAGAAACAAAAACAAGCCATTGAAGACGCTAAGAAAAAACAATAA
- the panM gene encoding aspartate 1-decarboxylase autocleavage activator PanM, producing the protein MKLTIIPLVDPTEQQYLDLYKIWTDQTRNHVDDLIKSEQKIYAARFNDRLLGAAKVQINHQQGIISHFLIREITRRRGVGLYLLDEICRQQPQVTHWLFSLEDVTDTNKNILIPFLLACGFTETANENQWEKRV; encoded by the coding sequence ATGAAACTGACAATAATTCCTTTGGTGGATCCTACTGAACAACAATATCTTGACCTGTACAAAATCTGGACAGACCAGACCCGAAATCACGTCGATGATCTGATTAAATCAGAACAAAAAATCTATGCGGCGCGTTTTAATGATCGCCTACTTGGTGCTGCAAAAGTGCAAATTAACCACCAACAAGGAATTATTAGCCACTTTTTAATACGTGAGATCACCCGCCGTCGTGGTGTAGGGCTTTATTTGCTGGATGAAATTTGCCGACAACAGCCCCAAGTCACGCATTGGCTGTTTAGTTTAGAAGACGTTACCGATACAAATAAAAATATACTCATACCGTTTTTATTAGCCTGCGGCTTTACGGAAACAGCAAATGAAAATCAATGGGAAAAGCGAGTTTAA
- a CDS encoding DUF2500 domain-containing protein: MNKPILLIIVFAIIAVLATKRFFDQRKQNEINDSSLPVSYSVVVESKKDYPYPNMRSRERDVVSPETFRYEVYFKPLNNMKVMKVIVTEKQYQEIEQGSQGTLRMQGTRFLGFIPD; this comes from the coding sequence ATGAATAAACCAATTTTATTAATTATTGTGTTTGCGATTATTGCAGTATTAGCGACTAAACGTTTTTTTGACCAACGCAAGCAAAATGAAATTAATGATAGTTCTTTACCCGTTAGCTACTCCGTCGTGGTAGAAAGTAAAAAAGACTATCCTTATCCAAATATGCGCTCTCGTGAACGTGATGTCGTGTCACCGGAAACTTTCCGCTACGAAGTTTATTTCAAGCCATTGAATAACATGAAGGTGATGAAAGTGATCGTAACCGAAAAACAGTATCAAGAGATTGAACAAGGCAGCCAAGGAACTTTGCGCATGCAAGGGACAAGGTTTCTTGGCTTCATACCTGATTAA
- a CDS encoding VOC family protein has protein sequence MKLKRIHHVAIIASDYALSKHFYCQILGMHLLEEHYRVESDSWKADLALDNQYQIELFSFPTPPPRLSYPEACGLRHLAFSVDDLDKWIDYLRQHDVACEAPRVDPYTQKRFTFFADPDGLPLELYSES, from the coding sequence ATGAAACTAAAACGGATCCATCATGTTGCCATCATTGCTTCTGATTACGCATTGAGTAAACATTTTTATTGCCAGATCTTAGGTATGCATTTATTGGAAGAACATTATCGAGTAGAGTCTGATTCGTGGAAGGCCGATTTAGCACTAGATAATCAGTATCAAATTGAATTGTTTAGTTTTCCAACGCCACCACCACGTCTAAGTTACCCCGAAGCTTGTGGCTTACGTCATTTGGCGTTTAGCGTTGATGATCTTGATAAGTGGATTGATTATTTGCGCCAACATGATGTGGCTTGTGAAGCACCACGAGTGGATCCCTATACACAAAAAAGATTTACCTTTTTTGCTGATCCTGATGGATTACCCCTAGAGCTATATAGTGAGTCATAA
- the ftsE gene encoding cell division ATP-binding protein FtsE, with the protein MIRFEHVSKAYRGGRQALQGVDFHLQPGEMAFLTGHSGAGKSTLLKLICGIERPSAGHILFNGHDISRLKNREIPFLRRQIGMIFQDHHLLFDRTVYDNVAMPLIISGASSEDIRRRVSAALDKVGLLDKAKNLPIQLSGGEQQRVGIARAVVNKPTMLLADEPTGNLDGELSEGIMRLFEEFNRVGVTVLMATHDIALIERRNCRVLTLSEGRMVGGQHG; encoded by the coding sequence ATGATCCGCTTTGAACATGTCAGTAAAGCTTATCGTGGTGGCCGGCAGGCTCTTCAGGGGGTAGATTTTCATCTGCAACCGGGAGAGATGGCTTTTTTAACTGGGCACTCAGGTGCCGGTAAAAGTACGCTACTCAAACTCATTTGTGGTATTGAGCGCCCAAGTGCAGGGCATATACTGTTTAATGGTCATGATATCAGTCGATTGAAAAATCGGGAGATCCCTTTCTTGCGCAGGCAAATTGGGATGATTTTTCAAGATCATCACCTGCTATTTGATAGAACAGTTTATGACAACGTCGCGATGCCATTGATTATTTCAGGGGCGAGTTCAGAAGATATTCGTCGTCGAGTTTCGGCGGCTTTGGACAAAGTTGGTTTGCTTGATAAAGCAAAAAACCTGCCAATACAATTATCTGGCGGTGAGCAACAACGTGTTGGTATTGCCCGTGCGGTAGTCAATAAACCAACGATGTTATTAGCGGATGAACCAACGGGTAACCTTGATGGCGAATTGTCTGAGGGGATCATGCGTTTGTTTGAAGAGTTCAATCGTGTTGGTGTAACGGTGCTCATGGCGACTCATGATATTGCATTGATTGAGCGACGTAACTGCCGTGTACTGACCCTGAGTGAAGGAAGAATGGTCGGAGGTCAACATGGCTAA
- a CDS encoding lysoplasmalogenase, whose protein sequence is MSWPFLAVLFSGWLYVDAAYRGPEWQRWLFRPITLILLLLWGWNADFLTSQGYLILAGLAVSLLADMMRMLSSERLLASVALMFTSYLLYTISFGMQLDFSLYLPWLPIPLVIAAITLVLIWTKLEDMQAMVFALLIMSMIMAWVAGDQFFGLGRDYNFSIMVGAFLLFISNCIWLIARFRFSFKASKAIVAALYFLGQFFIIRAIYL, encoded by the coding sequence ATTAGTTGGCCATTCCTTGCCGTACTTTTTTCTGGTTGGCTGTATGTTGATGCCGCTTATCGTGGCCCTGAGTGGCAACGCTGGCTATTTCGTCCTATCACACTGATATTACTACTACTTTGGGGGTGGAACGCTGATTTTTTAACCTCTCAAGGTTATCTGATCTTGGCCGGTTTAGCAGTTTCACTACTGGCTGATATGATGCGCATGCTATCAAGTGAGCGCTTACTTGCATCTGTAGCTTTGATGTTCACTAGCTACCTGCTCTATACCATCAGTTTTGGTATGCAACTTGATTTCAGCTTATACCTACCTTGGCTTCCTATCCCTCTAGTCATTGCAGCTATCACCCTAGTTTTAATTTGGACCAAATTAGAAGATATGCAAGCGATGGTGTTTGCTTTGTTAATCATGAGCATGATCATGGCATGGGTCGCTGGTGACCAGTTCTTTGGTTTAGGTCGTGATTACAACTTTTCCATTATGGTTGGCGCTTTCTTGCTATTTATTTCCAACTGTATTTGGCTGATTGCACGCTTCCGCTTCTCGTTTAAAGCATCTAAAGCGATTGTTGCCGCACTCTATTTCCTTGGGCAATTCTTTATTATCCGAGCGATTTATCTATAA
- the ftsY gene encoding signal recognition particle-docking protein FtsY — translation MAKDKKKGFFSWLGFGRKDEKETQQQEAEQQKIDAAKANELQQQDNEAAIKAAEDEAERQYQEKQAQEQAAIKAAEEEAERLHQAQQAELKAAQEEAERQRQAELAAEKAAQEQAERDRQAAEAARVAEEEAERQRQAELAAAKAAAEQAERDRQAAEAARVAEEEAERQRQAELAAAKAAAEQAERDRQAAEAARVAEEEAERQRQAELSAAKAAAEQAERDRQAAEAARVAEEEAERQRQAEQAAAKAAAEQAERDRQAAEAARVAEEEAERQRQAELAAAKAAAEQAERDRQAAEAARVAEEEAERQRQAAEQAELEAQEIVALRDEVLSEQTEEEEPKQVEQEKPKKEGFFSRLKKGLLKTRQNLGSGFLGLFTGKKIDDDLFDELEEQLLIADVGVETTRKIIDNLTAHASRKDLKNAEALYGRLREEMSDILAGADKPLVIEDKKPYVILMVGVNGVGKTTTIGKLARQYQSEGKSVMLAAGDTFRAAAVEQLQVWGERNQIPVVAQHTGADPASVIFDAIQSAQAKGVDVLIADTAGRLQNKAHLMEELKKIVRVMKKLDEEAPHEIMLTLDASTGQNAVSQAKLFNDAVGLTGITLTKLDGTAKGGVIFSIADQFGIPIRYIGIGEGIEDLRPFKADDFIEALFAREE, via the coding sequence ATGGCTAAAGACAAGAAAAAAGGCTTTTTCTCATGGTTGGGTTTTGGTCGTAAAGACGAAAAAGAGACCCAACAGCAAGAAGCAGAACAACAAAAAATAGATGCTGCTAAAGCGAATGAGCTGCAACAACAAGATAATGAAGCTGCCATCAAAGCAGCTGAAGATGAAGCCGAGCGCCAGTATCAAGAGAAGCAAGCGCAAGAGCAAGCGGCAATTAAGGCAGCTGAAGAAGAGGCGGAGCGCTTACATCAAGCACAGCAAGCTGAGTTAAAAGCAGCTCAAGAAGAAGCTGAACGCCAACGTCAAGCAGAGCTGGCGGCTGAGAAAGCCGCGCAAGAACAAGCGGAACGTGATCGCCAAGCCGCAGAAGCGGCGCGTGTAGCGGAAGAAGAAGCTGAACGCCAACGTCAAGCAGAGCTGGCAGCAGCGAAAGCCGCAGCAGAGCAAGCGGAACGTGATCGCCAAGCTGCGGAAGCGGCGCGTGTAGCGGAAGAAGAAGCCGAGCGTCAACGTCAAGCAGAGCTGGCAGCAGCGAAAGCCGCAGCAGAGCAAGCGGAACGTGATCGCCAAGCTGCGGAAGCGGCGCGTGTAGCGGAAGAAGAAGCCGAGCGCCAACGTCAAGCAGAGCTGTCGGCAGCGAAAGCCGCAGCAGAGCAAGCGGAACGTGATCGCCAAGCCGCGGAAGCGGCGCGTGTAGCGGAAGAAGAAGCTGAACGCCAACGTCAAGCAGAGCAGGCAGCAGCGAAAGCCGCAGCAGAGCAAGCCGAACGTGATCGCCAAGCCGCAGAAGCGGCGCGTGTAGCGGAAGAGGAAGCCGAGCGTCAACGCCAAGCAGAGCTGGCGGCTGCGAAAGCCGCAGCAGAGCAAGCGGAACGTGATCGCCAAGCTGCGGAAGCGGCGCGTGTAGCGGAAGAAGAAGCCGAGCGTCAACGCCAAGCTGCGGAACAAGCTGAGCTTGAAGCACAAGAAATTGTTGCATTACGCGATGAAGTTCTCAGTGAACAAACCGAAGAGGAAGAGCCTAAGCAAGTTGAACAAGAGAAACCGAAAAAAGAAGGTTTCTTTAGTCGTTTGAAAAAAGGTTTATTAAAAACTCGTCAAAATTTAGGTTCAGGTTTCCTTGGTTTATTCACGGGGAAAAAAATTGATGATGATCTTTTTGATGAATTAGAAGAACAGCTGTTGATCGCCGATGTTGGCGTTGAAACTACGCGCAAGATCATTGATAACTTAACTGCACATGCAAGTCGTAAAGATTTAAAAAATGCAGAAGCGTTATATGGTCGTCTGCGTGAAGAAATGTCTGATATTTTAGCAGGTGCGGACAAACCGCTGGTTATTGAAGACAAGAAACCCTATGTTATTCTTATGGTTGGGGTTAATGGTGTGGGTAAAACAACCACCATTGGTAAATTAGCTCGCCAGTATCAGTCCGAAGGGAAAAGCGTCATGTTAGCGGCTGGAGACACTTTCCGTGCTGCGGCGGTTGAGCAATTACAAGTATGGGGTGAGCGTAATCAGATCCCTGTTGTCGCTCAACATACGGGTGCCGATCCTGCATCTGTGATTTTTGATGCCATTCAATCTGCACAAGCAAAAGGTGTGGATGTTCTTATCGCTGATACCGCAGGTCGCTTGCAAAACAAAGCGCACTTGATGGAAGAATTGAAAAAAATCGTCCGAGTCATGAAGAAACTGGACGAAGAAGCGCCGCATGAAATCATGCTAACCTTAGATGCAAGTACTGGACAAAATGCTGTCAGTCAGGCGAAACTTTTTAATGATGCTGTAGGTCTGACAGGTATTACATTGACTAAGCTCGATGGTACAGCAAAAGGTGGGGTTATCTTCTCTATTGCTGATCAATTCGGTATTCCTATTCGTTATATCGGTATTGGTGAGGGAATTGAAGATTTGCGCCCATTTAAAGCAGACGACTTTATCGAGGCTCTATTTGCCCGAGAGGAATAA
- a CDS encoding branched-chain amino acid ABC transporter substrate-binding protein, which translates to MKQMNKALLAGCIAMAFSQAVWAKEIKIAVVGAMSGPVAQYGDMEFTGARQAVADINAKGGINGDTLVAVEYDDACDPKQAVAVANKVINDGIRYVIGHLCSSSTQPASDIYEDEGVIMITPAATNADLTTRGYQMIMRTTGLDSDQGPTAAKYIMDQVKPKRIAVVHDKQQYGEGLARSVRENLNKAGVKEVMFEGVTAGDKDFSALVAKLKKENVDFVYFGGYYPEMGQILRQAKQSGLNIRFMGPEGVGNSSLSNIAGEASEGMLVTLPKRYDQVPTNQPIVDAIKAKKEDPTGPFVWTTYAAIQGLTTAMERTGSREPEDLAKDLKANPVDTVMGTLSWQPNGDLKGFEFGVFEWHADGTSTAVK; encoded by the coding sequence ATGAAACAAATGAATAAAGCATTATTAGCGGGATGTATTGCGATGGCATTTAGCCAAGCGGTATGGGCTAAAGAAATTAAAATCGCGGTTGTTGGTGCTATGTCAGGTCCTGTTGCTCAATATGGCGATATGGAATTTACAGGGGCGCGCCAAGCGGTTGCTGATATCAATGCAAAAGGCGGTATTAATGGCGATACCTTAGTTGCGGTGGAATATGATGACGCATGTGACCCAAAACAAGCGGTCGCCGTGGCAAACAAAGTTATCAACGATGGTATCCGCTATGTTATCGGTCACCTGTGCTCTTCTTCAACACAGCCAGCATCTGATATCTATGAAGATGAAGGCGTTATCATGATCACCCCTGCCGCGACTAATGCTGATTTAACCACGCGTGGTTATCAAATGATCATGCGTACTACGGGGTTGGATTCAGACCAAGGGCCAACAGCGGCGAAATATATAATGGATCAAGTCAAACCTAAACGTATTGCGGTCGTTCATGATAAACAACAGTACGGTGAAGGCTTAGCGCGCTCTGTGCGCGAAAACTTGAACAAAGCAGGTGTCAAAGAAGTCATGTTTGAAGGTGTGACCGCAGGTGATAAAGACTTCTCTGCGTTAGTTGCGAAATTGAAAAAAGAGAACGTCGATTTCGTCTACTTTGGTGGTTACTACCCAGAAATGGGGCAAATTTTACGCCAAGCAAAACAGTCAGGTTTGAATATTCGTTTTATGGGGCCTGAAGGTGTTGGTAACTCATCACTGTCGAATATTGCCGGCGAAGCCTCTGAAGGCATGTTAGTGACGTTGCCTAAACGCTACGATCAAGTACCAACAAACCAACCGATTGTTGATGCGATCAAAGCTAAAAAAGAAGATCCAACCGGTCCATTCGTTTGGACAACGTATGCAGCAATCCAAGGTCTGACAACGGCAATGGAGCGTACGGGGAGCCGTGAACCAGAAGATTTGGCTAAAGATCTAAAAGCCAATCCTGTTGATACTGTAATGGGAACATTGAGTTGGCAGCCTAATGGGGACTTGAAAGGTTTTGAGTTTGGTGTATTCGAATGGCATGCAGATGGCACATCCACTGCGGTGAAGTAA